In the genome of Monodelphis domestica isolate mMonDom1 chromosome 2, mMonDom1.pri, whole genome shotgun sequence, one region contains:
- the monDomV1R1210 gene encoding vomeronasal 1 receptor monDomV1R1210 (The RefSeq protein has 1 substitution compared to this genomic sequence), translating into MISSELIFGVAFFLQCAIGIVGNSLLLVLYVCIAFKKPQEKKPIDLILAHLTVANMATLFTRGIPEIMFCFGMRNVLNDLGCKVVMYIYRISRGFSVCTTSLLSMFQAIIISPNNSVWARIKVKAHKYILHCFLFFCVTNALIYIRVIEQNEAIKNDNISRYEYISHIFGARPLNETKATAAFLFGMTVHDFIYHLLMALSSTHMVLLLYRHSKQVQHIYSNSNSSRSFPEIKATQTILLLVSFFVLFYCINNCCTLYVTYSFDNRVEVETIGAFFGGCYPALSPLLLIGSDNRIGKLHFIPGKEKRHHKDFMNGLVNY; encoded by the coding sequence ATGATATCTAGTGAGCTGATCTTTGGTGTGGCCTTCTTTTTACAATGTGCCATTGGTATTGTAGGGAATTCATTGCTGCTTGTCCTTTATGTTTGTATCGCCTTCATAAAGCCTCAAGAAAAGAAGCCCATTGATTTGATTCTTGCTCATTTGACTGTGGCCAATATGGCAACACTTTTTACCAGAGGCATTCCAgaaatcatgttttgttttgggaTGAGAAATGTTTTGAATGATTTGGGGTGTAAAGTAGTCATGTACATTTATAGAATTTCACGGGGTTTTTCTGTATGCACAACAAGCCTTCTGAGCATGTTCCAGGCCATCATCATCAGTCCCAACAACTCTGTGTGGGCAAGGATCAAAGTCAAAGCCCACAAATACATTTTACattgtttcctctttttctgtgTAACAAATGCATTGATCTATATCAGGGTCATTGAACAAAATGAagcaataaaaaatgacaatatttccaGGTATGAGTATATATCACATATTTTCGGGGCAAGACCATTAAATGAGACCAAAGCTACAGCTGCATTTTTGTTTGGTATGACTGTTCATGACTTTATCTATCATTTGCTTATGGCATTGTCCAGTACCCACATGGTGCTTCTCCTCTATAGACATAGCAAGCAAGTGCAGCACATTTATAGCAATAGCAATTCCTCTAGATCCTTCCCTGAAATCAAGGCCACTCAGACCATTCTCTTGCTTGTaagcttttttgttttattctattgCATCAACAACTGTTGCACCTTATATGTGACATATAGTTTTGACAATAGAGTTGAGGTGGAAACAATTGGAGCATTTTTTGGTGGATGTTACCCTGCCCTCTCTCCCTTATTGCTGATTGGCAGTGATAATCGTATTGGAAAACTTCATTTTATACCTGGGAAGGAGAAGAGGCATCACAAGGATTTCATGAATGGATTAGTCAATTATTGA